One Jeotgalibaca porci genomic region harbors:
- a CDS encoding glucose-1-phosphate adenylyltransferase, which produces MKNEMLAMILAGGQGTRLGKLTRETAKPAVPFGGRYRIIDFVLSNCANSEVKQVGVVTQYEPLELNDHIGNGEPWGLSGHGKGATILQPYTNADGEKYFEGTANAITQNISFIDSKDPEYVLVLSGDHIYKMDYDAMLQSHIENDADLTVGVIPVDIKEASRFGIMNTDDSGRIIEFDEKPAEPKSNLASMGIYIFNWKKLRKYLVEDNKETKGMMDFGHDVIPAYLNNKENLYAYSFTGYWKDVGTIDSLWEANMEFLDPNHSLNIRDDNWRIYSKNPIAPPQYISENGTVNNAMLADGCYIDGSVNHSIISQNVSLGENSVVEDSVIMANVKIGANVTIKYAIIGEYANIQDGTEIIGARDDIKVIGYQEQVGGTDYENE; this is translated from the coding sequence ATGAAAAATGAAATGTTAGCAATGATTTTAGCAGGTGGACAAGGTACCCGGCTAGGTAAGTTAACTAGAGAAACGGCTAAACCGGCTGTCCCGTTTGGCGGACGTTACCGGATTATCGATTTTGTACTAAGTAACTGTGCAAACTCTGAGGTAAAGCAAGTAGGGGTTGTCACACAATACGAACCGCTTGAGTTGAATGATCATATCGGTAACGGTGAACCGTGGGGATTGAGCGGACATGGAAAAGGAGCAACCATTCTTCAGCCTTATACAAATGCGGATGGTGAAAAATATTTTGAAGGGACAGCGAATGCGATTACCCAAAATATTTCCTTTATCGATTCAAAAGATCCAGAATATGTGCTTGTTCTCTCAGGGGACCACATTTATAAAATGGACTATGATGCCATGTTACAGTCACACATCGAGAATGATGCAGACTTAACAGTTGGGGTTATTCCAGTCGATATTAAAGAAGCATCGCGTTTTGGAATTATGAATACAGATGATTCTGGCCGTATTATTGAATTCGACGAAAAACCCGCAGAGCCGAAGAGTAATTTAGCATCTATGGGGATTTACATTTTCAACTGGAAAAAATTGCGTAAGTATCTGGTTGAAGATAATAAAGAAACAAAAGGTATGATGGACTTTGGTCACGATGTTATTCCTGCATACTTGAATAATAAAGAGAACCTTTACGCTTATTCCTTTACAGGTTATTGGAAAGATGTCGGAACAATTGACAGCTTATGGGAAGCGAATATGGAGTTTTTGGATCCAAACCATAGCTTGAACATCCGTGATGACAACTGGCGTATTTACTCAAAAAACCCGATCGCGCCACCGCAATATATTTCTGAAAATGGAACTGTAAATAATGCAATGCTCGCAGACGGTTGCTATATCGACGGATCTGTTAATCACTCTATCATTTCTCAAAATGTTTCACTCGGTGAAAACAGTGTGGTCGAAGACAGTGTGATTATGGCCAATGTTAAAATCGGTGCGAATGTAACGATTAAATACGCCATCATCGGTGAGTACGCGAATATCCAGGATGGTACCGAGATTATCGGAGCACGCGATGATATTAAAGTAATCGGTTATCAAGAACAAGTAGGAGGAACAGACTATGAGAATGAATAA
- a CDS encoding AEC family transporter codes for MFIILLQQMLTMLSLIIFGFILIKRKVLDADGTKQISTLLSMYVMPASMIASFNDAFDFDRLKLFGWAIIAALLTITSRILLNHFVFDKEDRTAKYGVTFPNSGFFGIPIVTALIGIQGIFFMSAYIMCNNILQWTYGRALISGDRSSMSIRKVFSNPGMIGATIGLILYIIPLPLPAFMWKAVDSIAALNTSLAMIIIGSFLANSDLKAIFTNRTSYKASLMRLVITPILAIIIIKLLPINNSEVELVMTIASVAPAAANTAILGRVFGGNYEYGARIVVLSSLFSILTIPFMLQFATFIYAL; via the coding sequence ATGTTTATTATCTTATTACAGCAAATGTTAACAATGCTGTCTTTAATTATTTTTGGTTTCATCTTAATAAAAAGGAAAGTACTCGACGCTGATGGAACTAAACAGATTTCAACATTACTGTCGATGTACGTGATGCCAGCATCCATGATCGCTTCATTTAACGATGCGTTCGATTTTGATCGGCTGAAACTGTTCGGATGGGCCATTATTGCTGCATTATTAACTATTACAAGTCGGATTCTACTGAATCATTTTGTGTTTGATAAAGAAGATCGGACTGCAAAATACGGGGTAACTTTTCCGAATTCCGGCTTTTTTGGCATTCCCATTGTAACAGCATTAATCGGGATTCAGGGAATTTTTTTCATGTCAGCCTACATTATGTGTAACAACATCTTGCAATGGACATATGGGCGCGCTTTAATATCTGGCGATCGTAGTTCGATGAGTATTCGCAAAGTCTTCTCGAATCCAGGTATGATTGGTGCAACAATCGGATTGATCCTTTATATTATCCCGTTACCTCTACCCGCATTCATGTGGAAAGCAGTCGATAGTATTGCTGCCTTAAATACATCCTTGGCAATGATTATTATCGGGAGCTTCTTAGCAAATAGTGATTTGAAAGCAATCTTTACGAATAGAACTTCTTACAAAGCCTCGTTGATGCGCCTAGTGATTACACCTATTTTAGCTATTATCATCATCAAGCTTCTGCCCATTAACAACAGCGAAGTTGAACTTGTTATGACGATTGCCTCAGTCGCACCAGCCGCAGCCAATACTGCCATTTTGGGCCGTGTCTTTGGAGGTAATTATGAATACGGCGCGCGTATCGTAGTGTTGTCATCCCTTTTTTCAATCCTAACGATTCCGTTTATGCTCCAATTCGCGACATTTATATACGCACTCTAA
- a CDS encoding DUF1002 domain-containing protein, whose translation MKKLQKRLVLITAAVTFGTLGLLVPNTVSADESGIDTTVINEKWGKPTFVYGGGLSDAQIDTTADLLDIEVRDNVNSMAVTGEDLASYLNEGAADTSVMISSVLVQKENSGKGVVVDIKTPENITQITEEQYTNAAITAGVADATILVASVSRVTGESALTGIYKAFDANGEKLDQDRMEVAQEELETTNEIAQENVGEEDFDAKRLDQAIIDIKQELSELKERAGELATREDIEKIINDALAKNKLEDYVTQDQFQKLLDLFEKYQKTSAIDSAEVKQQLQDLSKNVQNKISDFVSQAEESGLIDRIGNFFSQIWQAITGLFN comes from the coding sequence ATGAAAAAATTACAGAAAAGACTCGTATTAATAACTGCTGCTGTAACATTCGGTACATTAGGATTACTGGTTCCAAACACTGTATCTGCTGACGAAAGTGGGATTGATACAACGGTAATCAATGAAAAATGGGGCAAGCCTACATTTGTATATGGTGGTGGCTTATCTGATGCCCAAATAGATACAACTGCAGATTTATTGGATATTGAAGTCAGGGATAACGTGAACAGCATGGCAGTTACCGGAGAGGATCTCGCGAGTTACTTGAACGAAGGAGCTGCTGATACCTCTGTCATGATTTCTTCTGTCTTAGTCCAGAAAGAAAACAGCGGCAAGGGTGTCGTTGTCGATATTAAGACGCCTGAAAATATTACTCAAATTACTGAAGAACAGTATACGAATGCTGCAATTACAGCTGGTGTAGCCGATGCAACAATCCTTGTTGCGAGTGTCAGCCGTGTAACTGGAGAAAGTGCCTTAACCGGAATTTATAAAGCATTTGACGCGAATGGTGAGAAATTAGATCAAGACCGCATGGAAGTTGCTCAGGAAGAATTAGAGACAACGAATGAGATTGCCCAGGAAAACGTTGGAGAAGAAGACTTCGATGCTAAGCGACTGGACCAAGCGATTATTGATATTAAACAAGAGTTATCTGAACTAAAGGAGCGTGCCGGTGAATTAGCGACACGTGAGGATATCGAGAAAATTATTAATGATGCCTTAGCGAAAAATAAATTGGAAGATTATGTAACGCAGGATCAATTCCAAAAGCTGCTTGATTTATTCGAAAAATACCAAAAAACATCAGCTATCGATTCTGCTGAAGTAAAACAACAGTTACAAGATTTATCCAAAAATGTCCAAAACAAAATTTCTGATTTCGTATCACAAGCAGAAGAAAGTGGTCTGATAGATCGTATCGGTAATTTCTTCAGCCAAATTTGGCAAGCCATTACAGGTCTGTTTAACTAA
- the cdd gene encoding cytidine deaminase has protein sequence MDILQEQIKSLADQAKEIKEKAYVPYSHFPVGAAILYKSGEVIQGVNVENVSFGATNCAERTALFTGITKGYGKHDVAAIAVAANTEDYIMPCSICRQVMVELCEYDTPVFLTNGAGDIKRLTVADLVPYAFDSLNN, from the coding sequence ATGGATATCTTGCAAGAACAAATTAAATCATTGGCCGACCAAGCAAAAGAGATAAAAGAGAAGGCCTATGTTCCTTACTCACATTTCCCGGTTGGGGCAGCCATTTTATATAAAAGCGGCGAAGTTATTCAAGGTGTAAACGTGGAGAACGTATCTTTTGGCGCGACAAACTGTGCAGAACGTACAGCTTTATTTACAGGTATAACAAAAGGGTACGGCAAGCATGACGTTGCAGCAATTGCTGTGGCAGCCAATACAGAAGATTATATTATGCCATGTAGCATTTGTCGTCAGGTGATGGTTGAACTATGTGAGTATGATACACCCGTTTTTCTAACAAATGGAGCAGGCGACATCAAACGTTTGACTGTTGCCGATTTAGTGCCTTATGCATTTGATTCATTAAACAACTAA
- a CDS encoding transcription repressor NadR, with product MGPAMRRQAILKYLTQLDAAISARKMAEKFDVSRQVIVGDIALLRAEGHDVLSTPRGYILPAKADEKSFYEGKVVCLHTPQQAEEELQIIVDNGGRVMDVSVEHPYYGLLTGKLQIATRYDIKEFLNHVKKHEAKMLSSLTDGVHTHVIHCPDQDTFTRIKNELHQHGILYI from the coding sequence ATGGGCCCAGCGATGCGTAGACAGGCAATACTGAAATATTTAACCCAATTGGATGCTGCAATCAGCGCCAGAAAAATGGCTGAGAAATTTGACGTCAGTCGTCAGGTGATAGTAGGAGATATAGCACTATTAAGAGCCGAAGGACATGATGTTTTATCAACTCCAAGGGGATATATATTACCAGCAAAAGCGGATGAAAAAAGTTTTTACGAAGGGAAAGTGGTTTGTTTACACACTCCTCAACAAGCAGAGGAAGAGTTACAAATAATCGTCGATAACGGTGGCCGTGTAATGGATGTCAGTGTGGAACATCCATATTATGGATTATTGACCGGAAAGCTACAAATAGCGACGCGTTATGATATTAAAGAATTTTTGAATCACGTCAAGAAGCATGAGGCAAAAATGCTTTCTTCGTTGACGGATGGTGTACATACGCATGTTATACATTGTCCAGACCAAGACACTTTTACGCGTATTAAGAACGAACTTCATCAACACGGTATTTTATACATTTGA
- the glgD gene encoding glucose-1-phosphate adenylyltransferase subunit GlgD, with the protein MRMNKITGILSLTDPSTRDMQPLTTRRPVAALPFASRYRAIDFHLSNFSHAEMDSAAIFIGGSGRSIYDHIRSGAVWNLESTLSGGIFTYSQTYMKQHTDDPHFGENHFYENQREFLTKSRAEYVIVGGGKIIGTFDFLAMRDFHMQHDGDITVLYKNMPVDEVKGHDYEKVLQFDSNRDVLEMRPSSDCDFTGETAPMSLNFYMMNVSKLIEIIDRATKEGIRMDIDRLVAYYSKFYQVDAYEHTGPIVNFDSIKSYYEANMSLLNKDFYDAVFHGERKIITKVKNEAPTYYCSDAKVKRSLLATGSYISGTIENSLIFRKVNVGKDAEIRDSIIMQGSKIGEGAILEYCILDKNVTIEPGVILKGSIDNLIVIEKNKTVTA; encoded by the coding sequence ATGAGAATGAATAAAATCACAGGAATTCTAAGCCTAACAGATCCAAGTACACGGGATATGCAACCATTAACGACACGTCGTCCGGTGGCAGCATTACCATTCGCAAGCCGTTACCGTGCGATTGACTTCCATCTATCAAATTTTAGTCACGCAGAAATGGATTCAGCAGCAATCTTTATCGGTGGGTCAGGACGCTCTATCTACGACCACATTAGAAGTGGAGCTGTTTGGAACTTAGAATCAACATTAAGTGGTGGGATTTTCACCTACTCCCAAACCTATATGAAACAACATACAGATGATCCACATTTTGGTGAAAATCATTTCTATGAAAATCAACGTGAATTCCTAACGAAATCCCGAGCAGAATATGTGATTGTCGGTGGAGGAAAGATTATTGGAACATTCGATTTTCTAGCTATGCGTGACTTCCACATGCAGCATGATGGTGATATTACAGTTCTCTATAAAAATATGCCGGTGGATGAAGTGAAAGGTCATGACTATGAAAAAGTCCTCCAATTCGATAGCAATCGTGATGTTTTAGAAATGCGGCCAAGTAGTGATTGTGATTTTACGGGTGAGACAGCTCCAATGAGCTTAAACTTCTACATGATGAATGTATCTAAGTTGATTGAAATAATTGACCGTGCAACTAAAGAAGGCATTCGAATGGATATTGATCGTCTGGTTGCCTATTATTCTAAATTTTATCAAGTGGATGCATATGAGCATACTGGACCGATTGTGAACTTTGATTCCATTAAATCGTATTACGAAGCCAATATGTCTCTTTTGAATAAAGATTTTTATGACGCTGTTTTCCATGGGGAAAGAAAAATTATTACAAAAGTTAAAAACGAAGCACCTACTTATTACTGTAGCGATGCAAAAGTGAAACGTTCACTCCTTGCAACAGGTAGTTATATCTCAGGAACAATCGAGAATTCGTTAATTTTCCGCAAAGTGAATGTCGGTAAAGATGCAGAAATCCGTGATTCAATCATTATGCAAGGTTCAAAAATCGGTGAAGGTGCAATTCTCGAGTATTGTATTCTGGACAAGAACGTTACGATTGAACCGGGTGTCATTCTGAAAGGTTCCATAGATAATTTAATCGTTATTGAGAAAAACAAGACCGTTACGGCTTAG
- the glgB gene encoding 1,4-alpha-glucan branching protein GlgB — MGSSILANIEKEMYLFNNGQHFESYRFMGNNRSYEQNQDGWRFTVWAPNAKSVSLVGDFSDWEQVPMESVGTTGAWSIFSKEAAVGDCYKYLIETQAGEMVYKIDPYARAYEVPPKDASIVKELPSKKWKDSLWYANKKRKTIYKKPLNIYEVHFASWRRHPDGSQYTFKELSETLIPYVKEMGYTHIEFMPLMEHPLEASWGYQITGYFAIAARYGDVTAFREFVEEAHKNGIGIILDWVPGHFCKNDYALPYFDGTPTYEYDDPNRAVNNRWGTMNFDLGKMQVHSFLISNAIYWMKEFHVDGIRVDAVSNMLYLDYDEGPWTPNEDGSNHNRQGVDFLRKMNTVIFSQDSDMLMIAEESTSWAGVTKPVEMDGLGFNYKWNMGWMNDILRFFEMDPLYRKDNFNLITFSFMYAFNENFVLPFSHDEVVHGKNSLLGRMQGDRYNQFAALRTLQAYQMAHPGKKLNFMGYEFGQFLEWRFYDELEWGVLYSNEFNKEYQHFIKTLNHLYRKQKALHEIDESYTGIEIIDADNTEETVLSFIRKSEKERDFLIVVTNFTPVERRNFVIGVPYKGTYEELLNTEMLEFGGTWTTPQPDMKSVNQPYKQFEHTIELVVPAMGTVYIRPKRIYGLNKNKKA; from the coding sequence ATGGGAAGTTCGATTTTAGCTAACATCGAGAAAGAAATGTATTTATTTAATAATGGCCAACATTTTGAGAGTTACCGTTTCATGGGAAATAACCGTAGCTATGAACAAAATCAAGATGGATGGCGCTTCACTGTGTGGGCTCCCAATGCGAAGTCGGTTTCTTTAGTTGGAGATTTTTCTGACTGGGAGCAAGTACCCATGGAAAGTGTGGGTACAACGGGGGCGTGGTCGATTTTTTCTAAGGAAGCTGCGGTAGGTGACTGTTATAAATATTTAATCGAAACACAGGCCGGCGAAATGGTTTATAAAATTGATCCATATGCACGCGCTTATGAAGTGCCTCCAAAAGATGCGTCTATCGTTAAAGAGTTGCCTTCTAAAAAGTGGAAGGACAGCTTATGGTATGCAAACAAAAAACGCAAAACTATCTATAAAAAACCTCTCAATATTTACGAAGTTCATTTTGCATCCTGGCGTCGTCATCCTGACGGCAGTCAGTATACCTTTAAAGAACTCTCTGAAACCTTAATTCCTTATGTGAAAGAAATGGGCTATACGCATATTGAATTCATGCCGTTGATGGAACACCCCTTAGAAGCATCCTGGGGCTATCAAATAACGGGCTATTTTGCAATTGCAGCACGTTACGGCGACGTTACGGCATTCCGCGAATTTGTGGAAGAGGCGCACAAAAATGGAATCGGAATTATTTTGGATTGGGTTCCAGGGCACTTCTGCAAGAACGATTATGCCCTGCCATATTTTGATGGCACACCTACTTACGAATATGACGATCCAAATCGGGCAGTAAATAATCGTTGGGGAACAATGAACTTTGATTTAGGCAAAATGCAGGTTCATAGCTTCTTAATTTCCAATGCTATTTATTGGATGAAAGAATTTCATGTTGATGGAATCCGGGTCGATGCCGTATCGAATATGTTATATCTGGATTATGACGAGGGTCCTTGGACTCCAAACGAAGATGGGAGTAATCACAACCGTCAAGGTGTTGATTTCTTAAGGAAAATGAATACAGTTATTTTCTCACAAGATTCGGATATGTTAATGATTGCTGAAGAGAGTACGTCTTGGGCAGGTGTTACGAAACCTGTTGAAATGGACGGACTTGGATTTAACTACAAGTGGAACATGGGTTGGATGAATGATATTTTACGCTTCTTTGAAATGGATCCGTTGTATCGGAAAGACAACTTTAATTTGATTACATTTTCGTTCATGTATGCTTTTAATGAAAATTTTGTATTGCCGTTTTCGCATGATGAAGTTGTGCATGGTAAAAACTCACTGCTCGGTAGAATGCAAGGAGATCGCTACAATCAGTTTGCAGCATTGCGAACACTACAAGCGTATCAAATGGCACATCCCGGCAAGAAGTTGAATTTTATGGGTTATGAATTCGGGCAGTTTCTAGAGTGGCGCTTCTATGATGAACTCGAATGGGGCGTTCTTTATAGTAATGAATTTAACAAAGAGTATCAACATTTTATCAAGACGTTAAACCATTTGTATCGTAAGCAAAAAGCACTTCATGAAATTGATGAATCTTATACGGGAATCGAGATTATTGATGCAGATAACACAGAAGAAACAGTTTTATCATTTATCCGGAAGTCTGAGAAAGAACGTGATTTCTTAATTGTGGTTACTAATTTCACACCAGTAGAAAGACGAAATTTTGTGATTGGTGTTCCTTATAAAGGGACATACGAAGAATTATTGAATACAGAAATGTTAGAGTTTGGTGGAACGTGGACAACACCACAACCGGATATGAAATCAGTGAATCAACCTTATAAACAATTCGAGCATACAATCGAGTTGGTTGTCCCGGCAATGGGAACTGTATATATAAGGCCCAAAAGAATTTATGGCTTGAATAAAAACAAAAAAGCATAA
- a CDS encoding alkaline phosphatase family protein, with protein sequence MTKKRLYIISLDAFGDADLTFASTLPNFRKLLARSALVTGVRTVYPSLTYMAHTSIATGMYPNQHGIVNNTRLQPERVSADWYWYEKDIKTPTIFQVAKKAGYSISTLLWPVTGRSKAIDYNLAEIFPNRPWQNQIMVSGFASSLTYALDMNKKYKHLRNGIQQPELDDFITAVAIDTIKNKKPDMMAIHLVDLDSTRHKYGVKSTQARDAVVRMDKRLGEILTTLKECDMMEDTVLAVLGDHYQIDTHTVIRPNHLFVQKGWIQTDKNNRITDWKVILKAADGAAYIYRKDSSITNKMILDTLKGIDSRIDKIFTKEEFKYDGVDENAVFILEAKAGYYFKEDVSYPFMESTDKTLSGRTLAKATHGFHPDKHNYNTMLLLSGPGINTKARLEGARLVDEGPTLLHAIGLAFPVKTDGHILKELFL encoded by the coding sequence ATGACAAAAAAACGACTTTATATCATTTCATTAGATGCATTTGGAGATGCGGACTTGACGTTTGCCAGTACCTTGCCGAATTTCCGCAAGTTATTGGCCAGAAGTGCGCTTGTAACAGGAGTTCGAACTGTTTATCCATCTTTAACTTATATGGCTCACACCAGCATTGCGACGGGCATGTACCCGAATCAGCATGGAATCGTAAATAACACACGTTTGCAACCTGAGCGTGTTTCGGCAGACTGGTATTGGTATGAGAAAGATATAAAAACGCCAACGATTTTTCAAGTTGCCAAAAAAGCGGGCTATTCAATTAGTACGTTACTGTGGCCGGTAACAGGAAGAAGTAAAGCGATTGATTATAATTTAGCAGAGATATTTCCGAATCGGCCGTGGCAAAACCAAATCATGGTCTCGGGGTTTGCGTCGAGTCTGACCTATGCTCTGGATATGAATAAAAAATATAAGCACTTGAGAAATGGGATTCAACAACCCGAGTTAGATGATTTTATCACTGCTGTGGCGATTGATACGATTAAAAATAAAAAGCCGGACATGATGGCTATTCATCTCGTTGATTTAGATAGTACGCGTCATAAGTATGGGGTGAAGAGTACGCAAGCACGAGATGCCGTGGTCCGAATGGATAAACGGCTTGGTGAAATTCTTACTACCTTAAAAGAATGCGACATGATGGAGGATACTGTATTAGCTGTTCTTGGAGATCATTACCAAATTGATACCCATACTGTTATCCGTCCCAATCACTTATTTGTACAAAAAGGATGGATTCAAACAGATAAAAATAATCGGATTACCGATTGGAAAGTCATCTTGAAAGCAGCTGACGGTGCAGCTTATATTTACCGTAAAGATTCCAGTATAACCAATAAAATGATTCTGGATACATTGAAAGGGATCGATTCCCGCATCGACAAAATCTTTACCAAAGAGGAATTTAAATATGATGGTGTGGATGAGAATGCTGTTTTTATCTTAGAAGCGAAAGCCGGTTACTACTTTAAAGAGGATGTGTCTTATCCGTTCATGGAGAGTACCGATAAGACGCTAAGCGGCCGAACGTTAGCGAAAGCGACTCACGGATTCCATCCTGACAAACATAATTACAACACGATGCTGTTGCTATCCGGGCCGGGAATCAATACCAAAGCACGTCTGGAAGGAGCGCGACTCGTCGATGAGGGGCCAACGCTTCTTCATGCAATTGGACTCGCTTTTCCGGTCAAAACAGATGGACATATATTAAAAGAATTATTTCTGTAG
- a CDS encoding DUF4349 domain-containing protein codes for MKQFRNYIILLLTLFLFSCSKSQELSQDEAGLSTVNNASLEERAMTNDEIAIENGLVGEKVITTINLDYETLYFDEANQHVIETIKEVDAYIEYSNQSSYSPGAIIGGEARQYRRIDFTIRVAKEQVTVLLESLEGMEAVKIGEQIGSEDVTQTYRDTETRINVLNQKEKRLNELMEEAETIDQILQIEDNLSQTIAEREILQSQLDGIDNLIDYTTVHLHLVERQRVSNGRNETLPFWGRAKEAVLDSLYSFYYWVQDAAIWIIYALPFIVIIVVVAILIRYGRKVVLEKRKKD; via the coding sequence ATGAAACAGTTTCGGAACTATATAATTCTTTTGCTTACATTATTTCTATTTAGTTGTTCAAAGTCGCAAGAACTGAGTCAAGATGAGGCCGGCTTATCCACGGTCAACAACGCGTCTTTAGAAGAACGTGCGATGACCAATGATGAAATCGCAATAGAAAATGGTCTGGTTGGTGAAAAGGTTATAACCACGATAAACCTTGATTACGAAACACTCTATTTTGATGAGGCCAATCAACACGTAATAGAAACGATTAAAGAGGTTGATGCGTATATTGAATATTCGAACCAATCTTCTTATTCACCAGGCGCAATAATAGGAGGAGAAGCACGCCAATATCGCCGCATTGACTTCACAATCCGCGTTGCGAAAGAGCAAGTAACTGTACTTCTAGAATCTTTAGAAGGTATGGAAGCTGTGAAAATAGGTGAGCAAATTGGTTCTGAAGACGTAACTCAGACCTATCGCGATACAGAAACACGGATTAATGTTCTCAACCAAAAAGAGAAGCGATTAAATGAACTTATGGAAGAGGCAGAAACAATTGATCAAATCTTACAAATAGAAGACAACTTGAGCCAGACAATCGCTGAGCGTGAGATTCTACAATCGCAATTAGATGGTATCGATAATTTAATTGATTATACGACAGTTCATTTACATCTCGTTGAGCGGCAACGGGTTTCTAACGGAAGAAATGAAACGCTCCCTTTCTGGGGTAGAGCGAAAGAAGCGGTACTTGATTCCCTTTATAGTTTCTATTATTGGGTACAAGACGCAGCCATTTGGATTATTTATGCGCTCCCATTCATCGTAATTATCGTTGTCGTTGCGATACTTATTCGCTATGGCCGTAAAGTTGTTCTAGAGAAAAGAAAAAAAGATTAG
- a CDS encoding GNAT family N-acetyltransferase has translation MVQLNNLTAENLQETLALQMEGWQAKNLPTIAEEIAMAYVDPENRVPLALTVNDKVIGFMVFSFLQMHDTVAIPYFMIDWQQQNKGYGTKALQEFIQYAENLPGINKIRCVVNTGDLFGRKTLESAGFVRGQTNLEEKENEMVYIIR, from the coding sequence GTGGTACAACTAAATAATTTAACCGCTGAAAACCTACAAGAGACGCTTGCCCTTCAAATGGAAGGTTGGCAAGCAAAGAATCTTCCCACGATTGCAGAAGAGATTGCTATGGCTTACGTGGATCCAGAAAATAGAGTCCCATTAGCACTTACAGTCAACGACAAAGTGATAGGCTTTATGGTATTTTCTTTTTTACAGATGCATGATACAGTAGCTATTCCTTATTTTATGATTGACTGGCAACAACAAAACAAAGGCTATGGAACAAAGGCCTTACAAGAATTTATTCAGTATGCTGAAAATCTGCCCGGCATCAATAAAATTCGTTGTGTTGTCAATACAGGTGATTTATTCGGTAGAAAGACACTGGAGTCCGCCGGTTTCGTACGCGGTCAGACAAATTTAGAGGAAAAAGAAAATGAAATGGTATATATCATTCGTTAA